A window from Athalia rosae chromosome 5, iyAthRosa1.1, whole genome shotgun sequence encodes these proteins:
- the LOC105692865 gene encoding ankyrin repeat and BTB/POZ domain-containing protein BTBD11 isoform X3 produces the protein MPVQTGGQSCRKDCSCLLCRELKGYHMNSYAENLGRGVDTANFILRRAPPFADVFSAQKNQWRGKPDNDIGGGYESGKVIAAGQRVQVSVGEPVCRKPEPPPKPARRDRSPERNEGDHRHRTVVYFGDTNRVKREAESPAAPDFVSELKKVQQKNTDICDRNTNCDEPVAKLDNSECDQFASPQIQQVYPENNSVEETSNRENHFARIQVKAGATQDAPNEIVLNLSPSRADVLRIEEDESSLEDYWSLPGDTTGFKADWSFVQQWRLRGPTGGGGRELYSAPYAKESSECPQQTGTHNMVHMVAERDTDSVAPTPTPHHPHHSQHHHLSLHELRVLQRRPECTGNSSSDENRSSGHASMSDTGGHTSSSSPPHRHHRTHSPQPLKVVPEDDRLSASVTQRSARTRSGQNRNRHRATPAKLQVPWSGSGLEDIKLAIQQLTMRSHTSTSTYSSLSGSESSEPAVRRLMRHSSLETINTNVTSADEFVWVDSHNRLVELQQLPWTHHDVLRVLQNGRTREHMERVSMETIPRLSYLLQRALVRVGRETQRLAKPLGLCSKHEVYSAFKIVLCPALADSCTKACLRAAAMFAVSGDQLKQSKGSRAGLQLPVGRFLRWMSDVKLGKMVHEYAAVYLAAGIENLLEEILLQCVPNEPHTTLTATMLEHAIANNGDLWGLLQPYAHLNAGRIASGALAMPRWASVSSLGSTSSSRSGREAAGSTLEPSLLTTCVGSISELTDLISKVAQSGRCPVPLTPRALNALFYYMRCSQLEHGERGSGIQELAYERAYVVLPPLVEWLRVATAHAEHRHGSILDHDDIAQAARLLLPGVDCPIRHIRSEEVTLFSKRIDDAEYVRRLTMEMAFKMLTSSRPDLIAQAIPLLPSTKLNTVNDNGHTALTLACINGDECAVAALLDAGADSNVESPAPLSSQVSGTPSKNLLNSSGLKSSPLPKNLGGQAVAITSTKSVNNLNVSSSSGSSGSNICCTQNGFNAETQHWTALTYTALLGNCTIARMLLERGATVEGGAKLSEEKCTVTPLQVATAAGNHEMVALLLAHGAQPFLSTLIKDTFCYSSSAQRGCYSAISVAAAHGQRATLHQLLSHPLTTSSRRSEKEVLSLEEILAEGNAGQQQQTAEGRGGRRDARDPVFSKSQTKTLQEAMYHSAESNHLDITMELRGLGVGWTLHCWMHTLSTAHDMRLDSVIDQLLQDFLQVCPDDYSTQFVQECLPLLFNIFRYSKKEGTTLLLADIFCTCFGWEPIKPIRDTTLSSGSRIDPKFVNNPELSDVQFRVEGRVFYGHKIVLVTSSPRFRNMLSSKLCEGNPPIVQINDIRYHIFQLVMEFLYHGGCATLEVNQSDVLELMAAANFFQLDGLLRYCEAQCSAMVDLDNIVSMYIHAKVYNAAQLLEYCQGFLLQNMVALLTYDDSVKRLLFAKKLPNHDVLAGLLLTLQARIKARRPQQPSNLNN, from the exons ATGCCTGTGCAGACGGGCGGGCAAAGTTGTCGTAAGGATTGTTCTTGCCTGCTCTGTCGCGAGTTGAAGGGATACCACATGAATTCATACGCGGAAAATCTGGGACGCGGTGTGGATACCGCGAATTTCATTCTTCGGAGGGCGCCGCCCTTTGCGGACGTTTTTTCTGCGCAGAAAAATCAGTGGCGCGGTAAACCTGATAACGATATCGGCGGCGGATACGAATCGGGAAAAGTCATAGCTGCCGGGCAGAGAGTCCAAGTCAGTGTAGGGGAACCCGTATGCAGGAAACCGGAACCGCCGCCAAAACCAGCCAGGCGAGACCGAAgcccggaacgaaacgaagggGATCATCGCCACCGGACCGTCGTGTACTTCGGGGACACCAACAGGGTGAAAAGGGAAGCGGAATCGCCCGCGGCTCCTGATTTCGTTTCGGAACTGAAAAAAGTCCAGCAAAAAAATACGGACATTTGTGACAGAAACACCAACTGCGATGAGCCTGTAGCAAAATTGGATAACAGTGAATGCGATCAATTCGCTTCACCGCAAATCCAGCAGGTTTATCCGGAGAATAACTCTGTCGAAGAGACCTCGAATCGGGAGAATCATTTCGCTAGGATACAAGTAAAAGCTGGAGCAACTCAAGATGCTCCGAATGAAATCGTTCTTAATCTGAGCCCTAGCAGGGCGGACGTGTTACGGATCGAAGAGGACGAAAGTTCTCTCGAAGACTACTGGTCTCTACCTGGTGATACAACGGGGTTCAAAGCGGATTGGAGTTTCGTCCAACAATGGCGGCTCAGAGG ACCCACTGGGGGTGGTGGCCGAGAACTTTACTCTGCCCCTTACGCAAAGGAGTCTTCGGAGTGTCCGCAACAAACGGGAACCCACAATATGGTCCACATGGTGGCTGAACGAGACACAGACAGCGTGGCACCGACGCCAACACCCCATCATCCGCATCATTCTCAACACCATCATCTCAGCCTACACGAACTCCGCGTTCTTCAG AGAAGACCAGAGTGCACCGGTAACAGTTCTTCGGATGAGAATCGCTCATCCGGACACGCTAGCATGTCCGACACCGGAGGTCATACTAGCAGCAGTTCACCACCCCATCGCCATCACAGAACTCACAGTCCTCAACCCCTCAAAGTTGTTCCAGAAGACGATCGTTTGTCAGCCTCTGTAACTCAGAGAAGCGCGAGAACCCGGTCAGGTCAAAATCGTAATAGGCATAGGGCCACTCCCGCCAAG TTACAGGTGCCATGGTCGGGTTCGGGACTGGAGGACATAAAGCTGGCGATTCAGCAGCTGACCATGCGTTCGCATACCTCAACTTCGACTTACTCATCGCTTAGCGGATCTGAGAGTTCAGAGCCTGCGGTGAGACGGCTGATGCGCCATTCCAGCCTCGAGACAATCAATACGAATGTTACTAGTGCAGATGAATTCGTTTGGGTTGATTCGCACAACAGACTCGTTGAGCTACAGCAACTTCCTTGGACTCATCACGACGTCCTGAGGGTGCTTCAGAACGGGCGAACCAGGGAGCACATGGAACGGGTATCCATGGAAACGATACCAAGACTATCTTACCTCCTGCAAAGAGCCCTCGTCAGAGTCGGCAGAGAAACGCAAAGGCTCGCGAAACCACTTGGCCTCTGTAGCAAACACGAAGTTTACAGCGCTTTTAAAATCGTTCTTTGCCCTGCTTTGGCAGACTCCTGTACCAAG GCTTGTCTTCGCGCGGCTGCGATGTTCGCCGTATCTGGAGACCAGTTAAAACAGTCAAAAGGATCAAGGGCAGGGCTACAACTTCCGGTTGGCCGATTTCTCAGATGGATGTCAGATGTAAAATTAGGTAAAATGGTGCACGAATACGCAGCAGTTTACTTAGCCGCAGGGATAGAAAATCTTCTGGAAGAAATTCTACTGCAATGTGTTCCGAACGAACCACATACAACTCTTACTGCGACCATGCTTGAGCATGCTATAGCGAACAACGGTGACTTATGGGGGCTTTTACAACCGTACGCACACTTGAACGCCGGCCGAATCGCTTCCG GCGCCCTCGCGATGCCGAGGTGGGCCAGTGTCAGTTCATTGGGTTCCACGTCGTCCTCTCGCAGTGGAAGAGAGGCAGCTGGTTCTACGCTTGAACCATCGTTACTGACGACTTGTGTGGGCTCCATATCTGAGCTGACTGATCTAATATCCAAAGTAGCTCAATCGGGGCGTTGCCCAGTGCCTCTGACACCCAGAGCTCTGAATGCGCTTTTTTATTACATGAGATGCTCACAACTAGAACACGGTGAGAGGGGGTCCGGAATTCAAGAACTTGCGTATGAACGAGCGTATGTAGTTCTTCCTCCATTGGTGGAGTGGCTGAGGGTAGCTACAGCGCACGCGGAACATCGTCATGGCAGTATTTTGGACCATGATGATATCGCCCAAGCTGCTAGACTGCTTTTACCTGGCGTTGATTGTCCGATCAGACATATTCG CTCTGAGGAAGTCACGCTCTTTTCAAAACGGATCGACGACGCGGAATACGTCCGACGGCTCACAATGGAAATGGCTTTTAAAATGCTTACTAGTTCTCGACCGGACCTCATAGCTCAGGCGATTCCATTACTACCTTCAACGAAGCTGAATACCGTAAATGACAATGGTCATACTGCTTTGACTTTGGCCTGTATAAATGGCGATGAATGTGCCGTAGCCGCATTGCTAGATGCCGGTGCGGATTCGAACGTAGAAAGTCCCGCTCCACTATCGAGTCAAGTTTCGGGAACgccatcgaaaaatttgctaAATTCTAGCGGCCTTAAAAGCTCTCCGTTACCGAAAAATTTAGGAGGACAGGCCGTAGCTATCACGTCAACTAAAAGTGTTAATAATTTAAATGTGTCGAGTTCCTCCGGCAGCAGCGGGTCCAACATTTGCTGTACTCAGAACGGATTCAATGCGGAAACACAGCATTGGACGGCTCTAACGTACACGGCTTTGCTCGGAAACTGCACTATTGCTAGAATGCTACTCGAAAGAGGAGCAACCGTTGAAGGTGGTGCTAAAttgagcgaagaaaaatgCACAGTTACACCTCTTCAGGTAGCAACTGCTGCCGGCAATCATGAAATGGTGGCACTGCTCCTGGCGCATGGCGCACAACCATTTTTGTCGACCCTAATAAAAGATACCTTTTGTTACTCCAGTTCGGCACAGCGAGGATGTTACAG TGCAATATCAGTGGCAGCGGCCCATGGCCAAAGAGCGACTCTACATCAACTATTATCGCATCCGCTAACGACTTCCTCGAGACGCAGCGAGAAAGAAGTTCTATCGCTAGAGGAAATTCTTGCAGAAGGAAATGCCGGTCAACAGCAGCAAACGGCAGAAGGTAGAGGGGGAAGAAGAGATGCTAGGGATCCTGTGTTTAGTAAATCGCAAACGAAGACTCTACAAGAAGCAATGTATCACAGTGCTGAAAGCAATCATCTAG atataacgATGGAACTACGTGGTCTCGGGGTAGGGTGGACACTGCATTGTTGGATGCATACGTTATCAACTGCACATGATATGCGATTAGACTCAGTGATAGATCAGTTGTTACAAGATTTTCTTCAAGTTTGCCCCGATGATTATTCGACTCAATTTGTCCAGGAATGCCTACCGCTGTTGTTCAACATCTTCAGGTACAGCAAG AAAGAAGGAACGACTCTTCTCCTAGCTGATATATTCTGTACTTGCTTTGGGTGGGAGCCAATTAAACCCATACGAGACACAACATTGTCAAGTGGATCACGAATTGATCCGAAATTTGTTAATAACCCGGAATTAAGCGATGTACAATTTCGAGTTGAGGGCAGAGTTTTTTACGGGCATAAAATTGTTCTGGTTACTTCATCTCCGAGATTTCGAAACATGTTGAGTTCTAAATTATGCGAAGGAAATCCACCCATAGTCCAAATAAATGATATACGATATCACATCTTTCAG TTGGTCATGGAATTCCTGTACCACGGAGGATGTGCGACCTTGGAAGTAAATCAAAGTGACGTTCTTGAGCTAATGGCCGCAGCAAATTTCTTCCAACTCGATGGATTATTGAGATATTGTGAGGCGCAATGCTCGGCGATGGTGGATCTCGATAACATCGTTTCAATGTATATCCACGCTAAG GTTTATAACGCAGCTCAGTTATTGGAATACTGCCAAGGATTTCTGCTACAGAATATGGTTGCGCTTTTAACGTACGATGATTCTGTAAAACGACTTTTATTCGCCAAGAAACTACCGAACCACGATGTATTAGCGGGTCTGCTTCTCACTTTGCAAGCGAGAATAAAAGCTAGAAGACCCCAGCAGCCGAGTAATCTCAATAATTAG
- the LOC105692865 gene encoding ankyrin repeat and BTB/POZ domain-containing protein 2 isoform X6: MPVQTGGQSCRKDCSCLLCRELKGYHMNSYAENLGRGVDTANFILRRAPPFADVFSAQKNQWRGKPDNDIGGGYESGKVIAAGQRVQVSVGEPVCRKPEPPPKPARRDRSPERNEGDHRHRTVVYFGDTNRVKREAESPAAPDFVSELKKVQQKNTDICDRNTNCDEPVAKLDNSECDQFASPQIQQVYPENNSVEETSNRENHFARIQVKAGATQDAPNEIVLNLSPSRADVLRIEEDESSLEDYWSLPGDTTGFKADWSFVQQWRLRGPTGGGGRELYSAPYAKESSECPQQTGTHNMVHMVAERDTDSVAPTPTPHHPHHSQHHHLSLHELRVLQRRPECTGNSSSDENRSSGHASMSDTGGHTSSSSPPHRHHRTHSPQPLKVVPEDDRLSASVTQRSARTRSGQNRNRHRATPAKLQVPWSGSGLEDIKLAIQQLTMRSHTSTSTYSSLSGSESSEPAVRRLMRHSSLETINTNVTSADEFVWVDSHNRLVELQQLPWTHHDVLRVLQNGRTREHMERVSMETIPRLSYLLQRALVRVGRETQRLAKPLGLCSKHEVYSAFKIVLCPALADSCTKACLRAAAMFAVSGDQLKQSKGSRAGLQLPVGRFLRWMSDVKLGKMVHEYAAVYLAAGIENLLEEILLQCVPNEPHTTLTATMLEHAIANNGDLWGLLQPYAHLNAGRIASGALAMPRWASVSSLGSTSSSRSGREAAGSTLEPSLLTTCVGSISELTDLISKVAQSGRCPVPLTPRALNALFYYMRCSQLEHGERGSGIQELAYERAYVVLPPLVEWLRVATAHAEHRHGSILDHDDIAQAARLLLPGVDCPIRHIRSEEVTLFSKRIDDAEYVRRLTMEMAFKMLTSSRPDLIAQAIPLLPSTKLNTVNDNGHTALTLACINGDECAVAALLDAGADSNVESPAPLSSQVSGTPSKNLLNSSGLKSSPLPKNLGGQAVAITSTKSVNNLNVSSSSGSSGSNICCTQNGFNAETQHWTALTYTALLGNCTIARMLLERGATVEGGAKLSEEKCTVTPLQVATAAGNHEMVALLLAHGAQPFLSTLIKDTFCYSSSAQRGCYSAISVAAAHGQRATLHQLLSHPLTTSSRRSEKEVLSLEEILAEGNAGQQQQTAEGRGGRRDARDPVFSKSQTKTLQEAMYHSAESNHLDITMELRGLGVGWTLHCWMHTLSTAHDMRLDSVIDQLLQDFLQVCPDDYSTQFVQECLPLLFNIFRKKERLFS; the protein is encoded by the exons ATGCCTGTGCAGACGGGCGGGCAAAGTTGTCGTAAGGATTGTTCTTGCCTGCTCTGTCGCGAGTTGAAGGGATACCACATGAATTCATACGCGGAAAATCTGGGACGCGGTGTGGATACCGCGAATTTCATTCTTCGGAGGGCGCCGCCCTTTGCGGACGTTTTTTCTGCGCAGAAAAATCAGTGGCGCGGTAAACCTGATAACGATATCGGCGGCGGATACGAATCGGGAAAAGTCATAGCTGCCGGGCAGAGAGTCCAAGTCAGTGTAGGGGAACCCGTATGCAGGAAACCGGAACCGCCGCCAAAACCAGCCAGGCGAGACCGAAgcccggaacgaaacgaagggGATCATCGCCACCGGACCGTCGTGTACTTCGGGGACACCAACAGGGTGAAAAGGGAAGCGGAATCGCCCGCGGCTCCTGATTTCGTTTCGGAACTGAAAAAAGTCCAGCAAAAAAATACGGACATTTGTGACAGAAACACCAACTGCGATGAGCCTGTAGCAAAATTGGATAACAGTGAATGCGATCAATTCGCTTCACCGCAAATCCAGCAGGTTTATCCGGAGAATAACTCTGTCGAAGAGACCTCGAATCGGGAGAATCATTTCGCTAGGATACAAGTAAAAGCTGGAGCAACTCAAGATGCTCCGAATGAAATCGTTCTTAATCTGAGCCCTAGCAGGGCGGACGTGTTACGGATCGAAGAGGACGAAAGTTCTCTCGAAGACTACTGGTCTCTACCTGGTGATACAACGGGGTTCAAAGCGGATTGGAGTTTCGTCCAACAATGGCGGCTCAGAGG ACCCACTGGGGGTGGTGGCCGAGAACTTTACTCTGCCCCTTACGCAAAGGAGTCTTCGGAGTGTCCGCAACAAACGGGAACCCACAATATGGTCCACATGGTGGCTGAACGAGACACAGACAGCGTGGCACCGACGCCAACACCCCATCATCCGCATCATTCTCAACACCATCATCTCAGCCTACACGAACTCCGCGTTCTTCAG AGAAGACCAGAGTGCACCGGTAACAGTTCTTCGGATGAGAATCGCTCATCCGGACACGCTAGCATGTCCGACACCGGAGGTCATACTAGCAGCAGTTCACCACCCCATCGCCATCACAGAACTCACAGTCCTCAACCCCTCAAAGTTGTTCCAGAAGACGATCGTTTGTCAGCCTCTGTAACTCAGAGAAGCGCGAGAACCCGGTCAGGTCAAAATCGTAATAGGCATAGGGCCACTCCCGCCAAG TTACAGGTGCCATGGTCGGGTTCGGGACTGGAGGACATAAAGCTGGCGATTCAGCAGCTGACCATGCGTTCGCATACCTCAACTTCGACTTACTCATCGCTTAGCGGATCTGAGAGTTCAGAGCCTGCGGTGAGACGGCTGATGCGCCATTCCAGCCTCGAGACAATCAATACGAATGTTACTAGTGCAGATGAATTCGTTTGGGTTGATTCGCACAACAGACTCGTTGAGCTACAGCAACTTCCTTGGACTCATCACGACGTCCTGAGGGTGCTTCAGAACGGGCGAACCAGGGAGCACATGGAACGGGTATCCATGGAAACGATACCAAGACTATCTTACCTCCTGCAAAGAGCCCTCGTCAGAGTCGGCAGAGAAACGCAAAGGCTCGCGAAACCACTTGGCCTCTGTAGCAAACACGAAGTTTACAGCGCTTTTAAAATCGTTCTTTGCCCTGCTTTGGCAGACTCCTGTACCAAG GCTTGTCTTCGCGCGGCTGCGATGTTCGCCGTATCTGGAGACCAGTTAAAACAGTCAAAAGGATCAAGGGCAGGGCTACAACTTCCGGTTGGCCGATTTCTCAGATGGATGTCAGATGTAAAATTAGGTAAAATGGTGCACGAATACGCAGCAGTTTACTTAGCCGCAGGGATAGAAAATCTTCTGGAAGAAATTCTACTGCAATGTGTTCCGAACGAACCACATACAACTCTTACTGCGACCATGCTTGAGCATGCTATAGCGAACAACGGTGACTTATGGGGGCTTTTACAACCGTACGCACACTTGAACGCCGGCCGAATCGCTTCCG GCGCCCTCGCGATGCCGAGGTGGGCCAGTGTCAGTTCATTGGGTTCCACGTCGTCCTCTCGCAGTGGAAGAGAGGCAGCTGGTTCTACGCTTGAACCATCGTTACTGACGACTTGTGTGGGCTCCATATCTGAGCTGACTGATCTAATATCCAAAGTAGCTCAATCGGGGCGTTGCCCAGTGCCTCTGACACCCAGAGCTCTGAATGCGCTTTTTTATTACATGAGATGCTCACAACTAGAACACGGTGAGAGGGGGTCCGGAATTCAAGAACTTGCGTATGAACGAGCGTATGTAGTTCTTCCTCCATTGGTGGAGTGGCTGAGGGTAGCTACAGCGCACGCGGAACATCGTCATGGCAGTATTTTGGACCATGATGATATCGCCCAAGCTGCTAGACTGCTTTTACCTGGCGTTGATTGTCCGATCAGACATATTCG CTCTGAGGAAGTCACGCTCTTTTCAAAACGGATCGACGACGCGGAATACGTCCGACGGCTCACAATGGAAATGGCTTTTAAAATGCTTACTAGTTCTCGACCGGACCTCATAGCTCAGGCGATTCCATTACTACCTTCAACGAAGCTGAATACCGTAAATGACAATGGTCATACTGCTTTGACTTTGGCCTGTATAAATGGCGATGAATGTGCCGTAGCCGCATTGCTAGATGCCGGTGCGGATTCGAACGTAGAAAGTCCCGCTCCACTATCGAGTCAAGTTTCGGGAACgccatcgaaaaatttgctaAATTCTAGCGGCCTTAAAAGCTCTCCGTTACCGAAAAATTTAGGAGGACAGGCCGTAGCTATCACGTCAACTAAAAGTGTTAATAATTTAAATGTGTCGAGTTCCTCCGGCAGCAGCGGGTCCAACATTTGCTGTACTCAGAACGGATTCAATGCGGAAACACAGCATTGGACGGCTCTAACGTACACGGCTTTGCTCGGAAACTGCACTATTGCTAGAATGCTACTCGAAAGAGGAGCAACCGTTGAAGGTGGTGCTAAAttgagcgaagaaaaatgCACAGTTACACCTCTTCAGGTAGCAACTGCTGCCGGCAATCATGAAATGGTGGCACTGCTCCTGGCGCATGGCGCACAACCATTTTTGTCGACCCTAATAAAAGATACCTTTTGTTACTCCAGTTCGGCACAGCGAGGATGTTACAG TGCAATATCAGTGGCAGCGGCCCATGGCCAAAGAGCGACTCTACATCAACTATTATCGCATCCGCTAACGACTTCCTCGAGACGCAGCGAGAAAGAAGTTCTATCGCTAGAGGAAATTCTTGCAGAAGGAAATGCCGGTCAACAGCAGCAAACGGCAGAAGGTAGAGGGGGAAGAAGAGATGCTAGGGATCCTGTGTTTAGTAAATCGCAAACGAAGACTCTACAAGAAGCAATGTATCACAGTGCTGAAAGCAATCATCTAG atataacgATGGAACTACGTGGTCTCGGGGTAGGGTGGACACTGCATTGTTGGATGCATACGTTATCAACTGCACATGATATGCGATTAGACTCAGTGATAGATCAGTTGTTACAAGATTTTCTTCAAGTTTGCCCCGATGATTATTCGACTCAATTTGTCCAGGAATGCCTACCGCTGTTGTTCAACATCTTCAG AAAGAAGGAACGACTCTTCTCCTAG